From the Candidatus Peregrinibacteria bacterium genome, one window contains:
- a CDS encoding helix-turn-helix domain-containing protein, with protein sequence MTDKTDELITIKELMDMLKISRPTAYRYIERKIFEVYKIEGTLRIRKQSVLDYLSQHKL encoded by the coding sequence ATGACCGACAAAACAGATGAACTCATTACTATAAAAGAGCTAATGGACATGCTTAAGATTAGCAGACCTACAGCATACCGCTATATTGAACGGAAAATATTTGAGGTCTACAAAATTGAGGGAACACTGCGAATACGGAAACAAAGCGTTTTGGATTATCTTTCTCAGCACAAACTATGA
- a CDS encoding SAM-dependent DNA methyltransferase, which yields MAKNENSNGTFEKKLFMAADKLRKNIDAAEYKHVVLGLIFLKYISDSFEERYNQLEKEVSEGADPEDKDEYSSMNIFWVPTNARWKHLHAQAKQPTIGKILDEAMESIERENPILKGILPKVYARPNLDKAALGGLIDLIGDTSIGSEAAKSKDILGRVYEYFLGEFANAEGKKGGQFYTPKSIVKVLVDMIEPHKGRVYDPACGSGGMFVMSEEFVKNHQGRLDDISIYGQESNQTTYRLCRMNLAIRGIDGSQIKWNSEGSFLKDAHPDLKADYIIANPPFNQGEWGQELLRNDPRWQYGVPPSGNANFGWMQHMIYHLAPKGTMGLVLANGSLSSNQSGEGEIRQRIVEADLVDCIVALPKQLFYNTGIPACLWFISKKRHEMNGDRKRTGEVLFIDASELGFMADRVHREFTDDDISRITDTYHEWRKNGGKYEDEKGFCKSAKIDEITKHNFVLTPGRYVGIPDEIDDGIPFEEKMAGLMSTLSEQMKREKELDEEIKKQLSNIGFNLK from the coding sequence ATGGCAAAAAATGAGAATTCAAACGGAACATTCGAAAAAAAGCTATTTATGGCTGCCGATAAATTGCGAAAAAATATTGATGCTGCAGAATACAAGCATGTCGTACTTGGTCTTATCTTTCTGAAATACATCTCAGACTCTTTTGAAGAAAGATATAATCAACTTGAAAAAGAAGTTTCCGAAGGGGCAGATCCAGAGGATAAAGACGAATACTCGTCAATGAATATCTTCTGGGTGCCGACAAATGCACGATGGAAACATCTACATGCCCAAGCAAAACAACCGACAATCGGAAAGATTCTCGATGAAGCAATGGAATCAATTGAGAGGGAGAATCCTATTCTGAAAGGTATTTTGCCAAAGGTCTACGCACGACCAAATCTCGACAAAGCTGCACTTGGCGGTCTGATCGATCTTATTGGTGATACGTCGATTGGAAGCGAAGCCGCGAAGTCAAAAGATATTCTCGGGCGGGTGTACGAATACTTTCTTGGTGAGTTTGCGAATGCCGAAGGAAAGAAGGGGGGGCAGTTCTACACACCGAAATCAATTGTAAAAGTATTGGTCGATATGATCGAGCCGCACAAAGGTCGTGTTTATGATCCCGCTTGTGGTTCGGGAGGGATGTTTGTTATGAGTGAGGAATTTGTGAAAAATCACCAAGGGCGGCTAGATGACATCTCTATCTATGGGCAAGAAAGCAATCAAACCACCTATAGACTCTGCCGTATGAATCTTGCTATTCGTGGAATTGATGGCTCACAGATCAAGTGGAATAGTGAGGGTTCATTTCTCAAGGACGCACACCCTGACCTAAAAGCTGATTACATCATTGCAAATCCCCCTTTTAATCAAGGCGAATGGGGTCAAGAGCTTCTTCGTAACGATCCACGCTGGCAATATGGTGTTCCACCAAGCGGAAATGCGAACTTTGGCTGGATGCAACATATGATCTACCACCTTGCACCAAAGGGTACGATGGGGCTTGTTCTTGCGAATGGTTCTCTCTCATCAAATCAAAGCGGAGAAGGAGAAATCCGCCAACGGATTGTGGAAGCTGATTTGGTAGATTGCATTGTGGCTCTGCCAAAACAACTTTTCTATAACACTGGTATTCCGGCGTGTCTCTGGTTTATTTCCAAAAAACGACACGAAATGAACGGCGACCGCAAGCGCACGGGTGAAGTGCTTTTTATTGATGCTTCGGAGCTGGGCTTTATGGCAGACAGAGTACATCGCGAATTTACTGATGATGATATTTCAAGAATTACTGACACCTACCACGAATGGCGAAAGAACGGCGGAAAATACGAGGATGAAAAAGGTTTTTGTAAATCGGCGAAGATTGATGAGATTACAAAACATAACTTTGTACTGACACCTGGGCGGTATGTTGGTATTCCAGATGAGATCGATGATGGAATACCTTTTGAAGAGAAAATGGCAGGTCTGATGAGCACACTGTCCGAGCAGATGAAGAGAGAGAAGGAGCTGGACGAAGAAATTAAAAAGCAACTTTCAAATATCGGCTTTAACTTGAAATAA
- a CDS encoding phosphoglycerate kinase, with the protein MKLLSQLSQGDLRGKRVLVRADFNVPISEGVITDDTRIRATIPTIQHILTAGGSVILCSHLGRPDGMPNKKYSLAPVAKRLSELLHKEVVFLPNPLEEKSSLGREGEVVLLENTRFFAEEEANSPLFSALLANGCDLYVNDAFGAAHRAHASTAGVADFLSGYSGLLLEKEVNALSGVMKDPDHPLILVLGGAKMKTKIGVLRSFIKSADSILLGGGIANTFLAASGVNVQESLYEEKEIETAKEILDQATKNMCSILLPIDAVVAKNTEDAQHHRISLVQELSLGEKIFDIGPESQRKFSEKICSAKTILWNGPVGLSEVSPFEVGTRAIANAMTESSAKVILGGGDTLEAIARLGFSEDQFFHISTGGGAMLELLEGKELPGVMAVS; encoded by the coding sequence ATGAAGCTTCTCTCCCAACTTTCCCAGGGTGATCTTCGGGGAAAACGTGTCTTGGTTCGTGCCGATTTCAATGTTCCCATTTCTGAAGGAGTCATTACCGATGACACTCGTATTCGTGCTACAATTCCCACTATTCAACACATTCTTACTGCCGGAGGAAGTGTTATTCTCTGCAGTCACCTCGGAAGACCAGATGGAATGCCAAACAAAAAATATTCCCTTGCCCCTGTGGCAAAACGCCTTTCTGAACTGCTTCATAAAGAAGTTGTTTTCCTTCCAAATCCACTTGAAGAAAAATCTTCTCTTGGCAGAGAAGGAGAGGTGGTGCTTCTTGAAAATACTCGATTTTTCGCTGAGGAGGAGGCAAATAGCCCACTTTTTTCTGCACTCCTCGCAAATGGATGTGATCTCTATGTGAATGATGCCTTTGGAGCCGCCCATCGTGCTCACGCAAGTACTGCGGGGGTTGCCGATTTTCTCTCGGGATACTCAGGACTTCTCCTTGAAAAAGAAGTAAATGCGCTTTCTGGAGTTATGAAAGATCCAGATCATCCGCTTATTTTGGTGCTCGGAGGAGCAAAGATGAAAACGAAAATTGGAGTACTCAGAAGCTTTATTAAAAGTGCTGACAGTATTCTTTTGGGGGGCGGAATTGCAAACACCTTTCTCGCCGCAAGCGGAGTGAACGTACAAGAATCACTGTATGAAGAGAAGGAAATCGAAACCGCAAAGGAAATTTTAGACCAAGCAACAAAAAATATGTGCTCTATTCTTCTTCCGATTGACGCTGTTGTGGCAAAAAACACGGAAGATGCACAACACCACAGAATATCTTTGGTACAAGAGCTCTCGTTGGGAGAAAAAATATTTGATATTGGACCGGAGAGTCAGAGGAAGTTTTCGGAAAAAATATGTTCCGCAAAAACCATTCTCTGGAATGGCCCAGTGGGACTTTCTGAAGTTTCTCCGTTTGAAGTAGGAACACGAGCAATTGCCAATGCCATGACAGAGAGCAGTGCAAAAGTAATACTTGGAGGAGGAGATACTCTTGAGGCTATTGCACGACTTGGATTTTCGGAAGATCAATTTTTCCACATTTCTACAGGAGGCGGTGCCATGCTCGAACTTCTTGAGGGAAAAGAGCTTCCCGGAGTTATGGCGGTCTCGTAA
- a CDS encoding AAA family ATPase, which translates to MKKIDSQIIAIDKAICGNIRKFDVTERGLQSQNILSQLRNLIEHVALKMFAGQKDIENTYENIQNALQFIHTRGNLKFLSRFHKNLQITASHYTLDEENSERLMLKYFEYLIRIKSFLKEKYDLDILENIADFPIADDPALREYYEKIAVKIDESESQRKQSTYDDRYYIQKIKPFFIGLKVYYEITFTAANDHASKFDRIIAFTKYDIPPNYAVKLRVSHDEIEVFGKTMPIQIIDSWETSIRPCELNNFANIFGDHTKIQSGSTEYRELMVFLKKTGLNLVEIIDFSDDLYLKFVGVIQNKTKTTHFLDILDKCRGLMQGGKSGGNVIRYLLYRLNNKIIKQQYNRYENCSLLSDLKLKFGCKPFDKMPFTTSLIYHNPKLSDLLDCINPTSRVHELIARRIQNNTEIKGQLYTPIKDLDDFEGVDTLAIDYNRLLYYKHTHRKLVNYKDYFFIKGYEEDALQIIRNLKELSSSGIKNYSSSFESWLQSSTHKVDCEEKIGKLRVMFEKSEVAVIYGSAGTGKTTLINHISHFFNDQDKLFLANTNPAVDNLKRRVDASKSNFKTIAKFLSSRNEDTECDILIIDECSTVSNTDMLKVLEKASFTLLVLVGDIFQIESIRFGNWFGLAKEFIPKTSIFELTKPYRTKNKQLLEFWDSVRNIDDNMLEHITKNNYSANLNDSIFDRTGNDEIILCLNYDGLYGINNINKFLQGNNPNISVEWGVQIYKVGDPILFNESNRFAPLIYNNLKGRILNIMILEDQIQFDVEIDKIINQLEANPYNFELLDNSEENKSVIRFIVNKYRSTDEDDESSSMAVVPFQVAYAVSIHKAQGLEYDSVKIIITNEVEEMISHNIFYTAITRAKNKLKIYWTPETEKYVLESLCAKSSKQDMNILMSKYQL; encoded by the coding sequence ATGAAAAAGATAGACTCTCAAATCATAGCAATTGATAAAGCAATTTGTGGTAACATCCGAAAATTTGATGTCACAGAGAGAGGGCTACAGTCGCAAAACATTCTTTCTCAACTTAGAAATCTGATAGAACATGTCGCCTTGAAGATGTTCGCAGGTCAGAAGGATATCGAGAATACCTATGAAAATATACAAAATGCACTTCAATTCATCCATACTCGGGGTAATCTGAAGTTCTTATCAAGATTTCATAAGAATTTGCAGATCACAGCCTCACATTACACTTTGGATGAGGAGAATTCGGAAAGATTAATGCTTAAGTATTTCGAGTATCTAATCAGAATAAAATCCTTTCTAAAAGAGAAATACGATTTGGATATCCTAGAGAATATTGCAGATTTTCCTATTGCCGATGATCCAGCCCTGAGGGAGTACTACGAAAAGATAGCAGTTAAAATTGATGAATCTGAATCACAGCGAAAGCAAAGTACGTATGATGACCGTTATTATATTCAGAAAATTAAGCCTTTTTTCATCGGTCTAAAGGTCTATTACGAAATCACTTTTACGGCCGCAAATGATCATGCTAGTAAGTTTGATAGAATTATCGCGTTCACAAAATATGATATTCCACCAAATTATGCCGTTAAACTGAGGGTTAGCCACGATGAGATTGAGGTCTTTGGAAAAACAATGCCCATTCAAATTATAGATTCCTGGGAGACTTCTATCCGGCCATGCGAACTGAATAATTTTGCCAACATATTTGGAGACCACACAAAAATACAAAGCGGTTCGACTGAATATCGTGAACTAATGGTTTTTCTCAAAAAAACCGGTCTTAATCTCGTCGAAATCATAGATTTTTCAGATGATTTATATTTGAAATTTGTTGGAGTGATCCAAAATAAAACAAAAACTACTCATTTTCTAGATATCCTGGATAAATGTAGGGGCCTCATGCAAGGTGGTAAGTCCGGAGGTAATGTCATACGATATCTATTGTACAGGCTGAATAATAAAATTATAAAACAGCAATACAACAGATATGAAAATTGCTCATTACTTTCAGATTTAAAGCTAAAATTTGGTTGTAAGCCATTTGATAAGATGCCCTTTACTACTTCGTTAATTTATCATAACCCAAAACTCTCAGATTTGCTTGATTGTATTAATCCGACCAGTCGGGTGCATGAGTTAATTGCAAGGCGCATACAAAATAATACAGAAATAAAAGGTCAATTATACACTCCAATTAAAGATCTTGACGATTTTGAGGGAGTAGATACATTGGCAATTGATTACAACAGACTACTATATTACAAGCACACGCATCGTAAACTGGTAAATTATAAAGACTATTTTTTTATTAAAGGGTATGAGGAAGACGCTCTCCAAATTATCAGGAACTTAAAAGAACTGTCATCATCCGGCATAAAAAATTACTCAAGTTCTTTTGAATCTTGGCTTCAATCTTCAACACATAAGGTTGACTGTGAAGAAAAAATAGGAAAATTGAGAGTCATGTTTGAAAAATCAGAAGTTGCAGTAATATATGGCTCGGCTGGCACTGGCAAAACAACACTGATAAATCACATTTCTCATTTTTTTAATGACCAAGACAAGCTATTTTTGGCAAATACAAATCCTGCCGTTGATAACCTAAAAAGGCGTGTCGATGCCTCAAAATCAAACTTCAAAACAATCGCAAAGTTTTTATCTAGTCGCAATGAAGATACAGAGTGCGACATACTGATTATTGATGAATGTAGTACCGTAAGCAATACTGATATGCTAAAGGTCTTAGAAAAAGCCTCTTTTACTCTATTGGTACTAGTGGGCGACATCTTTCAGATAGAATCTATTCGATTTGGAAATTGGTTTGGTTTAGCAAAAGAATTTATTCCGAAGACATCGATATTTGAGCTTACCAAACCATATCGCACAAAAAATAAGCAGCTTCTCGAATTTTGGGATAGCGTTCGAAATATTGATGACAACATGCTTGAGCATATTACGAAAAATAATTATTCGGCGAACCTGAACGATTCTATTTTTGATCGTACTGGTAACGATGAAATAATTCTATGTCTTAATTATGATGGGTTATATGGAATCAATAACATTAACAAGTTTCTGCAAGGCAATAATCCAAACATTTCTGTTGAATGGGGCGTGCAAATCTACAAAGTAGGTGATCCGATTCTTTTTAATGAGTCTAATAGATTTGCACCCCTTATTTATAACAACTTAAAAGGCAGAATTTTAAATATTATGATTTTAGAAGATCAAATACAATTTGATGTTGAAATAGATAAAATAATAAACCAATTAGAAGCGAATCCGTATAATTTTGAATTATTGGATAATTCTGAAGAAAATAAATCAGTAATCCGCTTTATCGTAAACAAATATCGAAGCACTGATGAAGATGACGAGTCATCTTCCATGGCGGTTGTACCTTTTCAAGTCGCCTATGCGGTATCAATTCACAAAGCCCAAGGGCTTGAGTATGATTCAGTTAAAATCATAATTACAAATGAGGTTGAAGAAATGATTTCTCACAATATTTTTTATACAGCTATTACAAGGGCTAAGAATAAATTAAAAATTTACTGGACACCAGAAACTGAAAAATATGTATTGGAGAGTTTATGTGCAAAGAGTAGCAAACAAGACATGAATATTCTTATGTCAAAATATCAACTTTAA
- a CDS encoding sugar transferase, translating into MKRFDMYFVLARIPLSFFSGFAGWWLARIVRPITDLIPGLHSWFDPRFIPDASFFLPFSLYASCGFVLSIAFLGGFGFREEDWTKEAPRILLSVIVWGMGIVSFFVMVAREVIFSRMILIQALFFTTILYGVFLILLRAIKYSLWADNVGISRVMLVGEEENRRMFQRILKNAPGFCYRKEFGPKDDIDLNHVDEVWHVDPFLSEETGERLRSLCYREHRVFRFIPWSSVAFARMELHIFSGVPLLRPVPESLSGWGRVMKRLFDVCASVVFALLLSPLFLLLGIGVKLTSQGTIFYGATRIGRDGKPFRCFKFRSMVQNADAFRAELEKENHRRDGPFFKIRNDPRVTAFGRFLRRFSLDELPQLWNVFLGEMSLVGPRPHLPEEIEKFTPELRRVLSVRPGLVGLSQVSGRSDLRFDEEMRLDIYYLENWSFWLDVKIVLKATLVVLRGRGAD; encoded by the coding sequence ATGAAGCGATTTGATATGTATTTTGTGCTTGCACGCATTCCTCTTTCATTTTTTTCGGGATTCGCGGGGTGGTGGCTCGCCCGTATTGTTCGCCCTATAACCGATCTTATTCCTGGCTTGCACAGTTGGTTTGATCCGCGATTTATTCCAGATGCTTCATTTTTTCTCCCTTTTTCTCTCTACGCGTCGTGCGGATTTGTGCTTTCTATTGCATTCTTGGGAGGCTTTGGTTTTCGGGAAGAAGATTGGACAAAAGAAGCTCCTCGCATCTTGTTGTCGGTTATTGTTTGGGGAATGGGAATTGTGAGCTTTTTCGTTATGGTTGCGCGAGAGGTTATTTTCTCTCGTATGATTCTCATACAAGCCCTTTTCTTTACGACAATACTGTATGGGGTTTTCCTTATTCTTCTTCGGGCGATTAAATATTCTTTGTGGGCGGATAATGTTGGTATTTCTCGGGTAATGCTTGTGGGAGAAGAAGAAAACCGTCGCATGTTTCAAAGGATTTTAAAGAACGCTCCAGGATTTTGTTACCGAAAAGAATTTGGTCCAAAAGATGATATTGACCTCAACCATGTAGATGAAGTGTGGCATGTAGATCCATTTCTTTCGGAAGAAACAGGAGAGCGTTTACGCTCGCTTTGCTACAGAGAACACAGGGTATTTCGCTTTATTCCATGGTCCTCTGTAGCATTTGCTCGTATGGAGCTTCATATTTTTAGTGGAGTTCCCCTTCTTCGTCCTGTTCCAGAGTCGCTCTCGGGGTGGGGACGAGTAATGAAACGTTTATTTGATGTGTGTGCCTCTGTCGTTTTTGCCCTTCTTCTTTCTCCGCTTTTTCTTCTTCTTGGAATTGGGGTAAAACTCACGTCTCAGGGCACTATTTTTTACGGTGCAACACGAATTGGAAGAGACGGAAAACCATTTCGTTGCTTTAAGTTTCGCTCTATGGTTCAGAATGCTGATGCATTTCGGGCAGAGTTAGAAAAAGAAAATCATCGCAGAGATGGTCCGTTCTTTAAAATCCGAAATGATCCGCGAGTTACTGCATTTGGAAGATTTCTTCGTCGGTTTTCATTAGACGAACTTCCGCAGCTCTGGAATGTTTTCTTGGGAGAAATGTCTCTCGTTGGTCCTCGTCCGCATCTTCCGGAAGAAATTGAGAAATTCACTCCCGAACTTCGCCGTGTCCTCTCAGTACGCCCTGGTCTTGTTGGACTTTCGCAAGTTTCGGGGAGAAGCGATCTTCGTTTTGATGAAGAAATGCGTCTCGATATTTACTATTTGGAGAATTGGTCGTTTTGGCTTGATGTAAAGATTGTGCTCAAAGCAACTCTTGTCGTTCTACGAGGAAGAGGGGCGGATTGA
- a CDS encoding transcriptional repressor: protein MKGYKAFLSGSGVRNTAQRRKIYAVVMHQSSHFTIDDIVQLVPSRASQATVYRMIGRMKQIGLIDAHTLGEKTVYEVAQPEEHHDHLVCEKCGHIEEFICPEVEELQEGVAAEYGFRLVRHEHVLTGICSKCQENAEEFKKKH, encoded by the coding sequence ATGAAAGGGTATAAGGCATTTCTTTCGGGTTCTGGTGTTCGAAACACTGCTCAACGGCGGAAAATTTATGCTGTGGTTATGCATCAGTCATCGCATTTCACAATAGATGATATTGTTCAACTTGTCCCTTCCCGAGCAAGCCAAGCAACAGTCTATCGGATGATTGGACGAATGAAGCAAATTGGGCTTATTGACGCACACACTCTTGGAGAAAAAACGGTATATGAAGTTGCACAACCAGAAGAACATCATGATCATCTCGTGTGTGAAAAATGCGGACATATAGAGGAATTTATTTGCCCAGAGGTTGAAGAATTACAAGAGGGCGTGGCGGCAGAATATGGTTTTCGCCTCGTTCGACACGAACATGTACTCACAGGAATTTGCTCAAAATGCCAAGAGAACGCAGAAGAATTCAAAAAGAAACATTAA
- a CDS encoding virulence RhuM family protein: MTKKSQPPTIRSSAAEYLTFVSATGNTEQAIEMRYEDENIWLTQKMMAELYGVSVQAIDQHLKTLIKDGELDRATIKQYLIVQKEGVRTVQRKVDHYNLQSIISVGFKVENERAIQFRKWARQIVKDYTIQGWTMDTERLKQAHQFDKKFFERQLQKIREIRLSERMFYQKVTDIYITSVDYDPSSNTTKDFFKKVQNKLHYAVHRHTAAELIVKRANAEKENMGLSTWEAAPDGKIQKFDVSIAKNYLTPKEMNFLERLVSMYLDYAELQAERHIPMMMEDWAKRLDGFIEFNGAVLLTDAGKISHEEAKLHAETQFEKYRITQDKLFKSDFDRFLEIFPDKK; encoded by the coding sequence ATGACGAAAAAATCACAACCACCAACAATTCGCTCATCCGCCGCAGAGTATTTGACTTTCGTATCTGCAACGGGCAATACGGAACAAGCCATAGAAATGCGCTATGAGGATGAAAATATCTGGTTAACGCAAAAAATGATGGCGGAACTCTATGGTGTTTCTGTTCAAGCGATAGACCAGCACCTCAAGACATTGATCAAAGACGGTGAACTTGATAGAGCAACTATCAAGCAATACTTGATAGTTCAAAAAGAAGGGGTTCGGACGGTACAAAGAAAGGTAGATCACTACAACCTTCAATCCATCATCTCTGTTGGATTCAAAGTAGAAAATGAACGAGCGATACAATTTCGCAAATGGGCACGCCAGATTGTAAAGGACTATACTATACAGGGCTGGACCATGGATACGGAGCGACTGAAACAAGCTCATCAATTTGATAAAAAGTTTTTTGAGCGTCAGCTCCAAAAAATCCGTGAAATCCGCTTGAGTGAGCGGATGTTTTACCAAAAGGTTACCGATATTTATATCACCAGCGTTGACTATGATCCATCGTCAAACACCACAAAAGATTTTTTTAAGAAGGTGCAAAACAAGCTTCATTACGCCGTACATCGACACACTGCCGCGGAGCTGATTGTAAAGCGAGCGAATGCAGAAAAAGAAAATATGGGGCTGAGTACATGGGAAGCCGCGCCAGATGGGAAAATTCAGAAGTTTGATGTCTCTATTGCAAAAAATTATCTCACCCCAAAGGAGATGAACTTTTTGGAGCGTCTTGTTTCAATGTACCTTGATTATGCGGAGTTACAGGCGGAGCGCCATATTCCGATGATGATGGAGGATTGGGCAAAACGGCTGGACGGTTTTATTGAGTTTAACGGAGCGGTGCTTTTGACCGATGCGGGGAAGATCAGTCATGAGGAAGCAAAACTGCATGCCGAAACTCAGTTCGAGAAATACCGTATTACGCAAGACAAGCTGTTTAAGAGTGATTTTGATCGGTTTTTAGAAATATTTCCTGATAAAAAATAA
- a CDS encoding restriction endonuclease subunit S, translating into MTQATTQNGWTETTLGEVCEVSSSKRIFAKEYQTSGIPFFRGKEVTEKFNGNNVSTELFITEKKYNEIKSKFGVPQENDILLTSVGTLGNPYLVEKNFKFYFKDGNLTWFRNYKNIDPKFLFYWIVSPDGKESLSHSKIGSTQQAYTIVSLKRSVIILPSLPEQRAIAAVLSSLDDKIELLREQNKTLEETAQAIFKEWFGKYSVDRPEELPEGWRIGTLGDISINYSESFKFSDKEVVFINTGDVLEGQFLHSNKISPNGLPGQAKKAIGLHDILYSEIRPKNKRFAFVDFDTSDYVVSTKFMVIRPISSFSPFILYLILKNQNSINEFNTIAESRSGTFPQITFDSIKKFPVIIPSIKSQSEFEQVLISIMKKDNVNNKQIQTLSTLRDTLLPRLMRGEVRVAEFYT; encoded by the coding sequence ATGACACAAGCAACTACACAGAACGGCTGGACAGAAACGACACTTGGAGAAGTGTGCGAAGTTTCATCTTCAAAAAGAATTTTTGCAAAAGAATATCAAACCTCAGGTATACCATTTTTCAGAGGAAAAGAAGTCACGGAAAAATTTAATGGAAACAATGTCTCAACAGAATTATTTATTACAGAAAAAAAATATAATGAGATCAAGAGTAAGTTTGGAGTACCACAGGAAAATGACATTTTGCTAACATCTGTTGGAACTCTTGGAAACCCGTATTTGGTGGAAAAGAATTTTAAATTTTATTTCAAAGATGGGAATTTAACTTGGTTTCGTAATTATAAAAACATTGACCCAAAGTTTCTGTTTTATTGGATCGTTTCACCAGACGGAAAAGAATCATTATCACATTCAAAAATTGGCTCAACTCAGCAAGCATATACAATAGTTTCATTAAAAAGATCAGTGATCATACTCCCCTCACTCCCTGAACAACGCGCCATCGCCGCAGTGCTCTCGTCGTTGGATGACAAAATCGAACTGTTGCGAGAACAAAACAAAACATTAGAAGAAACGGCTCAAGCAATTTTTAAAGAGTGGTTTGGGAAATATTCTGTAGACCGACCAGAAGAATTGCCGGAGGGGTGGAGAATCGGAACATTGGGGGATATATCGATAAACTATTCTGAGTCATTTAAATTTTCTGATAAAGAAGTGGTATTTATTAACACAGGAGATGTTTTGGAAGGACAATTTTTACATTCAAATAAAATTAGCCCTAACGGACTTCCCGGACAAGCTAAGAAGGCAATCGGGTTGCACGATATTTTATATAGTGAAATTCGACCTAAAAATAAAAGATTTGCCTTTGTTGACTTTGACACATCTGATTATGTTGTATCTACAAAATTTATGGTTATCAGACCGATAAGTAGTTTTAGTCCATTTATTCTATATTTGATCTTAAAGAATCAAAATTCTATAAATGAATTTAATACTATCGCAGAATCAAGATCTGGAACCTTTCCTCAAATTACTTTTGATTCTATTAAAAAATTTCCTGTGATAATACCTTCCATAAAGTCACAGAGTGAGTTTGAACAAGTGTTAATCTCAATAATGAAAAAAGATAATGTTAACAATAAACAAATCCAAACCCTCTCCACTCTTCGCGACACTCTGCTTCCGCGGTTGATGCGGGGTGAGGTGAGGGTGGCTGAATTTTATACTTAA
- a CDS encoding YggS family pyridoxal phosphate-dependent enzyme, translated as MSIVEKYHRVVDEVSHFSGARLVVVVKNQSVSNIQKILDFGAHIIAFNRIQEAMEKLPLLRGDFEVHCIGHLQTNKVKKAVSLFHVIESVDSVLLAEKIGQEAEMSAKKMPVLLQVNTANDPKKYGFSEEELFSVLPEIQKISGIVVQGLMTIGKQNAKEEEFRNTFQKLRGIFEKIRAKGDFGEAFREISMGMSGDYSVALEEGATLVRVGSLLFSSV; from the coding sequence ATGAGTATTGTGGAAAAATATCATCGGGTGGTCGATGAGGTTTCCCACTTTTCTGGAGCGCGTTTGGTAGTAGTGGTCAAAAATCAATCAGTTTCAAACATACAAAAAATTCTCGATTTCGGCGCACATATTATTGCCTTTAATCGTATTCAAGAGGCAATGGAAAAGCTTCCACTTCTTCGGGGAGATTTTGAAGTGCATTGTATTGGACATCTCCAGACAAATAAGGTGAAAAAAGCCGTTTCACTCTTTCACGTTATTGAATCGGTCGATTCGGTTTTGTTGGCAGAAAAAATAGGACAAGAGGCGGAAATGTCTGCCAAAAAAATGCCAGTTCTTCTGCAAGTTAATACTGCAAACGATCCCAAAAAATATGGATTCTCTGAGGAGGAGCTTTTTTCTGTCCTCCCAGAAATCCAAAAAATTTCTGGAATTGTAGTACAAGGGCTTATGACCATTGGGAAACAAAACGCAAAAGAAGAGGAGTTTCGAAATACTTTTCAGAAACTCCGAGGCATTTTTGAAAAAATTCGCGCAAAAGGTGATTTTGGAGAAGCATTTCGAGAAATTTCTATGGGAATGAGTGGTGATTATTCCGTTGCTCTGGAAGAAGGAGCAACACTTGTGCGTGTGGGGAGCCTTCTTTTTTCTTCTGTATGA